The sequence GCCGAACCCGCGGATTTCCAGGTGCTTGTCGGAGGAGAGGCAGTTTTTCACCTCGTCCAGAAACTGCTCCACCATGATCTTTACGTCTTTTGCCGTGAAACCCGTTTTTTCCGCGATCGTCTCGACAATATCCGCCTTGGTCATACCGCGATTCCTCCACTGATTTATTGAGATTCAATTCTGATATTAACCGGCCTGACACCGGGCATGCTACCGTCCGTCCGGTCCGCACACTCTCGTTACTGGCGTAAATTCAAGTATTTATTCTAAAATATTCCCGCTTTTTGTGCAAGAAAAAAATCCGCTGAGAGCGTTTCAAAGCCGAATTGCAGGTCCGGAATTCAACCCGGATTGACAGGCCGGAGCGGATAGGCTAAATTTCGCTTTTCAACGGGGAGTCTCCCCCGGCTGGCCTGACCACCCCTGTGCTGAAAGGATCAAGATGCGACCGAATATCCTCGTCCCGGTGCGTGAGCGCTACCGCAGCTTCCTGTTGCCCGGCCGCATGCTCGAGCAACTCGCCGCCTTCGCCGACATCGAAGTGGTGGTCGACCCGGCCGACCTGCCCAGGAACGAGTATTGCGCCCTCTACCGCGGACGGGATGCGGTGCTCACCACCTGGAACACCCCCATGATCGACCGCGAGGTGGTCGCCTGCATGGATAGGCTGCAGATCATCTCCCATTGCGGCGGCGAGGTGCGGCCGTTCATCGCGCCCGAGTTTTTCGAGCTCAAGCCGGAGGTGGTCCTCTGCAACGCCTCCAACGTGATGGCCAAGCCAGTGGCCGAGCACACCCTCACCGTGTCGCTGATCCTGCTGCGCGGCCTGTTCCATTTCCGTGAGTGGATCAAGGAGGACGAGAATTGGTGGGATTATGACCCGGACCAGAACCGCAGCCTGCTGCGCAAGAAAGTCGGCATCGTTGGCCTGGGCCAGATCTCACGCGAGTTCATCCAGCTCGTGCGGCCGTTCGACGTGGAGCTGTGGGTCTACAGCGGACATATGAGCGAGGCGGAGGCCGCCGCCATGGGACTGGTGAAAAAGGGCCTGGAGGAGATATTCTCGCAGTGCGACGTGATCACGATCTCGGCGGCCAACACCCCGGCCAACCGTCACATGGTGAACCGTGACCTGTTGCGACTGATCAAGCCCGGCGCGGTGCTGGTCAACAACGCCCGCGGCGCCCTGATCGACGAGCAGGCCCTGGTGGAGGAGCTGCGCACGGGAAGGTTCCAGGCCGCGATTGATGTAACTGATCCCGAGCCGCCGGCCGCCGGACATCCCCTTCGCGACATGCCGAATGTGCTGCTCACCCCGCACACCGGCGGTCCGGTGCCCGAGCAGCGTATCTGGATGATGGAGGAGGCGGTGGACAACCTGCGCAATTTCTTCTCCGGCAAGCCGGTGCGCGGCGTCATCGACAAGAAGCGTTTCACCTACATGGCCTGAGCCGGCCCACGGGCGGAGCGTTGTCTTCCGACAGATTTTTGATAAAAAGGCACGGTGCACCGTGCCTTTTTATTTATCCAATTCTCCACAGTTGTGTCGCTGTTCAGCGTAGAGGCACGGCAGACCGTGCCCGAAAGGCTTTTCCGGGCGGGATATATCCCGCCCCTACGACAGGCGACCAGGCCTTTGGAGAATCGATCTGCCGACACGGGGTTTTCGATTTTTTCACAGGAGTAACCGGACGCAAAAAGGGGCCGCCCCGGTACACCGCGGGCAACCCCTTTTTATGATTTTTTCCTGTCCCGCTCCGCTCAGGAGGCGGCTTCCGGGAACAGGGACTTCGGCTTTTTCTTGCTCATCCGCCGGCTGACGATCTCGAAATTAAGGTCGTTCGCGCAGAGACGGCGGAGAGATTCAGTGGTTACTTTCTCCTCGATGAACTGCGTGGTCTCGCGCTTCTGGTCGTGCAGCTTGCGAGCGTACTTGGCCGCCACCACACAGGCCATGTACTTCGAGGGCGTCACTTTGCTCAGGTCTTCCGGGGTCACTACCAGCATCGGCTCAACCTCCAGTATCGGCTCAAGGACAAATTTATCCGGACACCGCCACCCGATCCGCCGTGAAATCATAGTCAACGGGTTGTCGCGGACGGCATTCGGAATTATATTGTTCTTCGTCCAATAGCTGTATTCTAACATGAATGGGTTGAATTGGCAAGAGTTGTGACTGCCCGGCTGGCAAGCCGCACGACGGGACACGTGCTCAGAGGGGGGGGCGGCAAAGGGGCCTGGCCCTTGCGGACTGCGCCCGGGCGGCGCGACAGACCAAACCGGATGCCTAAGGAGGAGTTGAAGGATGAAGTTCAGAAAAGGACAGAAGAAAGAGGACAAGCCGCTGGACAGTACAGCCGGGGCTGCGGCGTCGGACAGCGACGAGACGCAGGCCGCGGCTGGGGAGTCGGTGGCGGCGCAGGCCCAGGCCGGGGAGGCCGCGGTGGCGACCGAGGCCCCGGTGGAGGATGAACAGCAGGCGAAAGTGACTGCCCTGGAGGACCAGCTCCTGCGGCTCAAGGCCGAGTTCGCCAATTTCCGCAAGCGCACCGAGCGCGAGCGCACCGAGCTGAGC comes from bacterium and encodes:
- a CDS encoding integration host factor subunit beta is translated as MTKADIVETIAEKTGFTAKDVKIMVEQFLDEVKNCLSSDKHLEIRGFGTFKVKNHKARKARNPKTNEEVQVPAKKKAVFKVSRELNNALN
- a CDS encoding hydroxyacid dehydrogenase, producing MRPNILVPVRERYRSFLLPGRMLEQLAAFADIEVVVDPADLPRNEYCALYRGRDAVLTTWNTPMIDREVVACMDRLQIISHCGGEVRPFIAPEFFELKPEVVLCNASNVMAKPVAEHTLTVSLILLRGLFHFREWIKEDENWWDYDPDQNRSLLRKKVGIVGLGQISREFIQLVRPFDVELWVYSGHMSEAEAAAMGLVKKGLEEIFSQCDVITISAANTPANRHMVNRDLLRLIKPGAVLVNNARGALIDEQALVEELRTGRFQAAIDVTDPEPPAAGHPLRDMPNVLLTPHTGGPVPEQRIWMMEEAVDNLRNFFSGKPVRGVIDKKRFTYMA
- a CDS encoding DNA-directed RNA polymerase subunit omega, producing the protein MLVVTPEDLSKVTPSKYMACVVAAKYARKLHDQKRETTQFIEEKVTTESLRRLCANDLNFEIVSRRMSKKKPKSLFPEAAS